The nucleotide window ATTGTTTAATGCTGCTTAGGGTGAACAGCTTGTTCGAAATGGAGGAGACTGAAGACTTCTCCATTTCGGTCATTCCCACAAAAGGTTTGATGCTCATTGCAAGGTGCCGAGCCACTTCAGAGCTTGGGTCCCTGTGGTCATATAGGGTGCTCAAAGATGGGCTCGGTTTGACCGCGTACTTGTTCAGGTCTGCGAACATCTGCTGGCTGCGCTTTAAACCCTCGTCGATGAAGAAAAGTACGGCGATATTGTCATGCCCCAGATCCGGTTTTTCCCTGAGAGCTTCTTCAATTGCGGCACGGCGATGCTGCCCGTCATTGATGAGGATCTGGCTGTCCATGGGCACGTGCAGAACGCCCAGGCTGGGGTTCTTGGACTCTTCAAAGGTGATATCTGAGCCTATAGAGGCAGTCAGTGCAGAGAAGATGTAATCCTTTGGGTTATCGAGCAGGTACTTCGCCATCTCGGGAATACGAGACTTGTTCAGGGTGCGCTGGGCCCTGAGCTCTGCAGGAACTTCTTCTTCGTCGAAGCTGAAGATCTTGGTGACGATGCGAAGAGGGCAGATGGCAATGAAAAATGGTCGCCCAGCTTGTATCCCCCTGACTGCGGGGAAGCTATAGCAGTAGCCCAGATCAAGATCGGCCATGACGGTGCTCCTACAACAACCATTGTTGAAATATTAGCCAGATTGACGTTTTTCGATGTGTTTTTTTGTACAGTGGTTAGAACGTTTTTACGTCAAAAAATAACGTAAATAACGTGAAGGCATATTCTATCGGAATGCCTAGATTGGTGATAGAGGTATATGTCAGGAGTTAGGGGAAGAGGATAAGAGTCGTTGATTACCTGTGGCTTGGTAGAGTCCACCTCATTGACTCAAAAGACTTTTTGCAAAGGGTTAGATGTGTCCCCCAATGCCGTGGCACCAGGCCCCTCAGCGAGGCCCAGGCCGCGCCCAGGGCCAAGTCGGCGCGCGAGGCCAATCGCCTGAGCCTGTAGGCTCAGTGGTTAAGCAGGTTGGCCGGCGAATACTGGTCGGTGAGGGGGCGGGTACTGCTGTCCCAATCCGGGCGGCTATCCATCATGGCCGGGAAGGCCGCCGCGTCCACCCCGTAGGGGGCCAGGGCTTCGGCAAGATCCCTGGCACGCGCCTTCAATACGGTCTTGTCCGGCAGCGGCCCCTTGGCGGCGACGATGACGCGGCTGGTGCTGCCGGCCGTGCGCAGGTTGAAGTAGGGGCCGAACACGGCGTCGTAGGTCACCGACTCGTGGTGGTAGAGGCGGCTGGAGGAAAAGGTGTTGGCCACCAGCACCCCGTCGTCGCTGAGCAGGGCCTTGATCTCCTCCAGGAATTCCCGGGTCATCAGGTGCTCGGGGATATAGTCGCCGTTGAAGGCGTCCAGCAGCACGTAGTCGAAGCGCTGGCCCTTAAGGCCGGCGCGTTTCACAAAGACCCTGGCATCCATTTCCCTGACCGTCATCTTGGGCGTTGCCACGAAACCGAAGTAGTCCCTGGCCACCCGGGTCACGGCCGGGTCTATCTCCACCACTTCAAGGGTGGCCTCGGGAAAGAGGTCGGCCAGCAGGGTGGGCAGGGTGCCTCCCCCTAAGCCGACGATGAGGATGCGCTCGGGCCTGGGGCTGACCAGCAGGCCGGCCAGGCTCATGCGGGTGTAGGGAAAGACCAGTGCCTCGCTGTCATGAAAGCGGCAGCTCTGGTTGAGCTGCTGGCGCTTGGTGGCAAAGGCCAGGCAGCGGCGGTCGGCGCTGTCAATCACCGAGATGTCCTGGTAGAGGGACTTCTCCCTGTGCACCACCTCGGCCTGGCAGGCCAGGGGCAACAGCAACATCAATATCAGCAGGCGCATCTCAGCTCTCCTCCAGGTTCCGGCAGGCAAAGGCCAGGGCGCCGCCGGCCACCAGCAGGCCGATCAGGGTCAACATGATCTGATCCACCTCGAAGTAGAGCACCAGGTAGAAGGAGGTGGCCAGGGTGCCCAGGGCGCTGCCCAGGGTGGAGACGAAATAGAGCAGTCCCGCCACCTGGCCGCTGTGGTGCTGGTGGCGAACCAGCAGCCGCACCGAGTAGGGGGCTATCATGCCCAGCACCACGGTTGGCACGAAAAAGAGCGCCAGGGCCGCCAGCAGGGAGCCGTAGCGGGGATCCTCTATGTGCAGGAACACGGCTTCCATCATGGCGTCGCCGGCCAGGACTATGGGCAGCAGGGCCAGGGCCGAGAGCAGGTAGAAGAGGCCGTAGCGGCGCAGGCTGGGCCCCGCCATGGACAGTCTGCCGCCGGCCAGGTAGCCGATGGCCAGGGCCACCATGAACACCGTGATGATGCTGCCCCAGACATGGATGCTGCTGCCGAAATAGGGGGCCAGGATGCGCCCGCCCAGCAGCTCCACCGCCATGATGGAAAAGCCGCTGGTAAAGGCCAGCAGGAACACCAGGGCCGTGAAGCCAAGCCGGGTCGTGTGGGTGCCGCTTAATGCCTGCTCCATGTGTTTCCTCGCCAGGTTATTGAGAATATTAGGGTTTCCATAGCAACACAGGGGCGGGGCAACGACAAGTAAAAGTGGATAGGGTTGGCCACGGGCGGGGCAGCGGGAAATGCTGATCTCGGTCAAAAACTTGAGTGAATCACTTGGTTATTCTGGGGCCGTCATTTCAGCAGACTTTGAGGAACGAACCATGAGTTGTTGTGGAGCCTGTGGCGGCCAGGATCAGGAAGCCAAGCAGAAACAGGAACAGGAGCGTGTTGAGGAGCAAAAGGACGAGGAATAGCCTTCGTTTCCTGCACCTCTACGGGCCGGCGCCCATGGGCGCCGGAAAATAAAAAAGGCCGGCGTTAGCCGGCCTTTTGCCATCAGGCGCCTTGCTTGTCGGCGATGTACTGGTCGATAAAGTCCTCCAGCACGTCCAGGGGTACGGCGCCATTCTTCAGCACCACGTCGTGGAAGTCGCGCAGGTCGAACTTGTCGCCCAGGGCGTCCTGGGCCTTTTGGCGCAGTTCCAGGATCTTCATCATGCCCATCTTGTAGGCGGTGGCCTGGCCGGGCTGGACGATATAGCGCTCGATCTCGGAGACCACCTCGCTCTCGGCCATGCCGCCGGTGTTGGTCATCATGTAGGCGATGGCCTCTTCGCGGCTCCAGCGCTTGGCGTGGATGCCGGTGTCCACTACCAGGCGCACAGCCCGGAACAGCTCCGCCATCAGCCGGCCGATGTTGTCGTAGGGATCGGCCTGGAAGCCCATTTCCCAGGCCAGGCGCTCGGCGTACAGGGCCCAGCCTTCTGTATAGGCGGTAAAGGGGGACAGGCGACGGAAGAAGGGCACGCCCTCCAGCTCCAGGCCGACGGAGATCTGGAAGTGGTGGCCGGGAATGCCCTCGTGGTAGGCCAGGGTACGCATGCCGTAGCGGGGCGTGGCCTTGATGTCATGGAGGTTGGCGAAGAAGCGGCCGGGGCGGCTGCCGTCCAGGGCCGGGCCCTGGTAGTAGGCGCCGGGGGCGGTCTTTTCCTTGAATTCGGGGATGCGCACCACTTCCATGCCGGCCTTGGGACGGATGCGGAAGGCCTTGGCCATGCCGGCATCGATCTCGTCCAGTATGGCCTGGTAGTCGGCCAGGATCTGCTGGCGGCCGGCCGGGCTGTCTTCGTAATAGAAGCGGGGCTCGGCGGCCAGGGCCTGCATGGCGGCGGTGAAGCCCTGGCTGACGTCGTGGCCCTGCTCGGCCAGTATGGCCAGCATCTCGGCCTGAATTCGCGCCACCTCGGCCAGGCCGATGGCGTGGATCTGCTCGGCGCTGTAGTCGGTGGTGGTGTAGAACTTCAGGGCCAGGGCGTAGGCCTTGTCACCGTTCGGCAGGTGCCAGAGGCCGTGGTCGTTGCCGGTCTTGGGGGCCAGGGCGGTGAAATAGTCGATCAGGCTCTGGTAGGCGGTATGCACATTGGTGCGGATGGCCTGCCGGGCTTCGGCCTGCAGCCGGGCGCGGCTGGCTTCGTCCAGCTCGGCCACCTTGTCCAGCTTGCGCACCAGGGAGCCATAGAGGATGTTCTCCTCCACCGGGGTGGCGACGAAGGCGGTCATCTCGTCCAGCACCCGGTCGACCACGAAGCGTGGCGGCAGTATGCCGCGCTCTTCACGCAGCTTGAGGCCTTCCAGCACCTGGGCGAACTTGGTGTCCACGGCGTTGAGGCGGGCCACATAATGCTCGGCATCTTCCAGCGAATGGATCTGGTGCTGGCCGTCCATGAAACTGGGATAACCGTTTTGCACGCCGAACAGCTGGTTCACCGGGTAGTCGTGGTAGCGGTAGGGCTCGGACGCCAGGGCCAGATCCAGCAGGTAGTTGGCGATGATCTTGGACTGGCGGTCGCCGGGGCTGAGTTCGGCATCGTCATAGCTGTTGAGCACGGCATGGATGTGCTTGATCTTGGCGAACTGCTCGTCGCCCTTGGCCAGGCTGGCGTCATCCAGCTTGGCGTTGTGATCCTTGATGCCCAGGCTGTCGAGCAGGCCCAGGGAGGTCAGGCCTTCCGGGCTGTCCAGGGCCAGCTTCAGTACCTCGCGATCCAGGAAGGCGCGGAAGAACAGGGGCTTCTTGGCATACCATTCGTGGGCGGCCAGGCTCGAGCCCATGACCAGGATCAGCAGCAGGCCTAGGCCAAGCCACTTCAGCAGCGTTTTCATGTGGTTATCCTCCTGATTTGTTGGTCAGGAGGATAACAAGCCGGCAACAAGGGTTTTGTCCTAAGTTGTCAGCATTTGTAAATAACGGCCGGGAAACCCATGCAAAAAGCCCGGCACAGGGCCGGGCTTTTCTGGTGTCTGGTACTGCCAAGTGGACTCGAACCACCGACCCCCACCATGTCAAGGTGGTGCTCTAACCAACTGAGCTATGGCAGTAAATTGGTACACCCGAGTGGACTCGAACCACCGACCCCTACCATGTCAAGGTAGTGCTCTAACCAACTGAGCTACGGGTGTATTGGTGCGTCCGAGTAGACTCGAACTACCGACCCCCACCATGTCAAGGTGGTGCTCTAACCAACTGAGCTACGGACGCACGTTTCGCCTGGGGTTGCCCCCGGAACGGACGCCAATATTAGCGGCGGTGTTGGGCCTTGGCAAGAGGCAAGAGTGCCTAAATCAGTCGTTTGGCGAGCTTTTGCCCATTGTCGGCCAAAAGTTCCGCAATACCTGGCCGTCAGCCGCCTGGCCTGAGGCCACAACGGCCCAGGAACTGTTGCCAGGCCTGGGTATGCCTTTTCAGGGCGGCGTCGAAGTCGGCGCTGAGGCTGCCTTCGTCCAGCCCACTCAGGTAGCGGACCTGCTCCCTGGCGCTGGTCGGCACCGGCAGGGACACGATCAACTCCGACAGCGGCCGCTTGAGCAGGCGGTTGGCCTGGAGCAGCTCGCCCAGGTGCGGCTGTACCTTGTTGCCGTAATAGCCGAAGAAGAACTGCCCGATGGTGTTGGCCCGGGCGCCGGGGCGGCCGTTGGGGCAGGGAATGTGCTGCTGGTGCTGCTCAAGCAGCTCGGCGGCGGCATCGAGCTGGTGGCGGGCCTGGTACAGGCTGACATTGAGCCGGGCCAGGATCCGGCCATGGGCCAGCGCCGCCAGCCCCGACTCCAGCCGCGCCGCCCTGATCGGATCCCAGCCTTGCAGCAGGGCGCGGATGTCGGTGACGGCGGTGATGGCGTCATAAAGGCCGGGAAAGTCCCCCACTGCCAGGGGCGCCACGCCGTGGCGCCAATTGCGGCGAAAGGCGTCGTCCTGGCTGACAAGATGCCAGGCGGCCAGGGGCAGGGCCGGGGCCTTTTGGGCCGCCAGCCGCTCGGCCAGCTGGCGGGTCTTGGCCGGGGCCTGATCGCAGTGATTGAGCCCGTGCAGCAGCTCCACTTCGTACAAAAAGCGCTGGGACGGCGGCGCCACCTTGCCCAGGGCCGAGTTGCGCGCGCCGATCAATGCGCCCAGGTTGCACTTGCGCAGGGCGTAGAGTTCGGTCAGGCCTATGGTGATCTCGGCCTGGGGGGCTGCCCAGGGGCGGCCGCCTCCGGCGGCCAGTACCGGCAGGGGGCTGGGTTCATGGGGCACGTCCAGGACATTGGCCAGCCGCTGGGGATAATCGACCAGGGGGCCGCCCGACCGCTCGCAGCCGCACAGCAGCAGGCCGGCGAGCAGCCAGGGCCATCTCACGCCACCACCTCTATGGGGATCTGGGCGCCGGCGTGGCGGCGGTGCAGCACCCAGAGCCGGGCCAGCAGCATGGCCGCCGCCGAGGTCAGGCCGGCGATAAAGCCTATCCAGAAGCCGTGGGGACCCATGGGTTCGATCAGCCAGTCGGTCAGGCCCAGCACATAACCTGTGCTGAGGCCGATACCCCAATAGGCCACGAAGGTGATGTAGAAGAGGGCCTGGCTGTCCTTGTAGCCGCGCAGGGCACCACCGGACACCACCTGGAAGGCGTCGGAAAGCTGGTAGACGGCGGCCAGCATGATCAGCTGGGTGGCCAGGGCCAGCACCGCTACGTCGTCGGTGTAGATGGCGGCTATCTGGTCCCGGAACAGCCAGGTCAGGGTGCAGCTGGTCACGGCCACCAGCTGGCCCAGGGCCAGGCCGGCATAACAGGCCCGCCGGGCGCCGTCGGGGGAGCCTTCACCCATGGTGTGGCCGACCCTGATGGTCACTGCCAGGGCCAGGCTCATGGGGAACATGAACACCAGCGAGCTGAAGTTCATGGCCACCTGATGGCCGGCCACGGTCACCGGCCCCAGGGGGGCGATCAGCAGGGCCACCACGGCAAAGAGGGTCACCTCGAAGAAGATGGCCAGGGCCATGGGCAGGCCGATGGCGGCCAGGTGGCGGATCACCTGGGGATCCGGCCTATGCAGCCGGGCAAAGAGGCCGATATGGCGATAGCGCCTGGCCAGCAGGGTGTAGCCGGTCAGCACCAGCAGCATCACCCACATCACCAGGGCCGTGGCCAGGCCGCAGCCGGCGCCGCCCAGGGCCGGCATGCCGAACAGGCCATGGATGAACACATAGTTGGCGGGAATGTTGACCAGCAGGCCCAGGAAACCCACCACCATGGTCGGCACCGTGTTGGACATGCCCTCGATATAGTTGCGCAGTACATTGTAGAGGGCGAAGGCGGGCAGGCCGGCACAGACGAAATACACGTACAGTTCGGTCTTGGCGGCCAGGGCGGTGTCCACGTCCATGGCGTCGAGCACCCTGGGCGTCAGGGGAGCCAGGCATACCACCAGCAGCGTGATGCCCAGCGCCAGCCAGGCGCCCTGCTGGACTATGCCGGCAATGGGGCCGTCGTCCCTGGCGCCGTGGTGGTTGGCCACCATGGGGGTCAGGGCCATGGCCACCCCAAGGATGAACAGCGCCGGCGGGAACCACAGCGAGGAGCCCACGGCCACGGCGGCCATGTCGGTGGCGCTGACCTGGCCGGCCATGATGGTGTCCACAAAGCCCATCAGGGTCTGGGCCAGCTGGGCGATGAGGATGGGACCGGCCAGGCGGGACAGGCGGCCGGCTTCTTGCAACAACGTCATGGAATTGCCCTGATTTGGTGATGCCCTATTGTAAAGCACCGGCCCTTTTGCCGAGAATCGCCTCACCGGTTTTTTTAGGGCTGCTGGTCGCAGCGGGAGGAGTAGAGATGTTTACCGGCATAGTCCAGGGCAAGGGCCAGGTGGTGGCCATAGAAGAAAAGGACCAGTTCCGCAGCCATGTGGTGGCCTTCCCCGAGGCGCTGCTGCCCGGCCTGGCACTGGGGGCCTCCGTGGCCCACAACGGCTGCTGCCTGACCGTCACCCGGGTGGACGGCGACCAGGTGCACTTCGACCTGATGCGCGAGACCTTGCGCATCACCAACCTGGGCGAGCTGGCCGTGGGCAGCGAGGTCAACCTGGAACGGGCGGCCCGCTTCGGCGACGAAATTGGCGGCCATGCCATGTCCGGCCACGTGCACTGCATGGCCGAGGTCATTGCCATCGACAGCACCGAGACCAACTGCCGTATCGGCTTTGCCCTGCCCGAGCAGTGGCACAAGTACGTGTTCGACAAGGGCTATGTCGGCGTGGACGGCATCAGCCTGACCGTGGGCGCCAAGACCGCGCAGGGCTTCGAGGTGAACCTCATTCCCGAGACCCTGACCCGCACCGTGATAGGCGACCGTCAGCTTGGCGACAGGGTCAACATCGAGATCGATCCCCAGACCCAGGCCATAGTGGAAACGGTAGAAAGGGTGCTGGCAGCCCGGGCGCAGGGCTGAGCGTCAAAGGCAGCTCAGTAGATCTGCTCGTCTTCGCCGTCCAGCTGCAGTACCACTTCGCCATCGAGTTCCTCGGTCACCTGGATGTGCATGGAACAGCAGCAGGCGGCGCATTCCTCGACAAAATCCTGGCCGACGTCGTCCGGCTCCACTGTGATAAAGACGTGACTCCCGCAGTTGGGGCATTCCACCCGGAAACGCTTGATGTCGTCCATGTTCGGGCCTCCATGACAGCTTTATTAAAGTATGGTGGCCGCCGGCCCCTTAGGCAAAGGGGCCCTTTACGCTACTTTACCCGCCGTTGGCTCAGGTTCACCTGGCCCCTTCTAGACTTTAGGAAGGTACCACCAGAGGAATGCCGCCATGCGTTACCCAGTGCTGACTTCCCTGCTGATGGCCTCCCTTATCGCACCGCCGGTGCTGGCCGCCGGCCCCGGTCACGGCCATGGCGCCGTGGCGGTCAAGGCCAGCCATCATCGGGGCCACCATAAGTTTCGCCACCACCGCAAGCACCATTATGGCCACCACCGCTACGGTCATCATCGTCACTACCGGCACTATCGCCATCATGGCCACCACTATCGCCACAGCTATCACCGCAGCCTGTTGCCGGATCTGGTGACCTTCGTGGTGCTGGCCGGGGTGACCTATGCCGTCATTGACGGTCTTTATTACCGCAAGCGCGGTGATGAATACCGCTATGTGGAAAGGCCGCCGGCGGGCAGTTACAACAGGGTGCCCAGCAGCGGCCTGCCCGTGGGAACCCTGGTGTCTTCGGTGCCGGCCGGTGCCCAATCGGTGGTGATCGACGGTACCAGCTACCTGGTGTCCGGCGGTACCTGGTACGTGCCGGTGCAGGGCCGGGGCTACGTGGTGGTCTCACCCAGGCTCTAGGCTCAGCCTTTTTGACAGCGCCGGCGGCAGCCGGGACAGGCTCTCGGCCTGCCAGTCGGCGATGACAAAGCGCGGATCCTCCCCCTGGGGTACGGCCAGCACCGCCATGGCCGCCGCCTTGGCGGCGATCACCCCGTTTACCGAATCCTCGATGGCCAGGCAGCATTCGGGCTCGACGCCCAGGGCCCGGGCGCAGCTCAGGTAGACGCCGGGATGGGGTTTGCCCCTGGGTTCATCTTCTGCCGAGGCCAGCTGGTCGAAGGCGTCTTGCAGCTGCAGCCGTTCCAGGATGGCCCCGACCAGCAGCCAGGGCGAGGAGGTGGCCAGGCCAAGGGGCAGTCCCAGGGCCTTCAGCGAGGTAACCAGCTCCACGGCCCCCGGCAGGGGCTCACCTTCCCGGTGTACCCTGGCGCAAACCTGCGCCACTATGGTCTTGGCCACCTGTTCCCGGTCCATGCCCTGCCAGGGGCGACGGCGGTACCAGTAGTCCACCACGGCGTCGATGCGCATGCCCTGGGTCTTGAGGGTATCGGCCAGGGTCAGCTCCAACCCCAGGGTGTTGAACACATCCAGCTCGGCCCGGGCCCAGAAGGGCTCGGAGTCCATGAGGATGCCGTCCATATCGAAGATCACCGCAGAAAACGACAACGTGGATCCTTAGCAGAAAGCCAGGACCTGTTTCAGTTGTGCCTTGGCCTGCTGCAGGTAATGACCGCCAAAGAGGTTGGCGTGGTTGAGAAGGTGGTAGAGATTATAAAGGCTGCGCCTGAGTTCGTAATCCGCGTCCAGGGGCAGGTTGTTGTCGTAGGCGTCGTAGAAATCCGGATCCAGGCGGCCGAACAGTTCGGTCATGGCGATATCGGCCTCCCGATCACCGTAATAGCAGGCCGGATCGAACAGCACCGGCTCGGTGCCCAGGAAACCGACATTGCCGCTCCACAGATCGCCGTGGAGCAGGGCCGGGCGGGGCTGGTGCCCGTGCAGCAGGTTCTTGGCGCAGGCCACCAGTTCCTCGATATCGCCCAGGCGCTCGCCTTTTTCCGCCAGCAGGGTCAACTGGTAACCCAGGCGCTGTTCGGCAAAGAACTGGTCCCAGTGCTTGTGCCAGCCGTTGCGCTGGTCGGTGAGACCGATGAAGTTGTCCTCGTCGAAGCCATACATGGCCTGATCGGTGCGGCCGTGCAGCGCCGCCAGCAGTTCACCCAGCTTCTGCCAGGCGCCTTTTTCCGGCTGGCCCAGGGGCAGGTATTCCAGCACCAGATAACTGAAGGCCTCGGTCTGGCCCTGGGTGACTACCTCCGGCACCCGCACCTGGCCGGTTTTGGCCAGTTCGGCCAGGCCAAAGGCTTCGCTGGCCAGGATCTCGCCGTGCTCGACCGGCGCCACCTTGGCGAACAGGCGCAGCTGGCCGTCCGTGAGGCAGTAGGCCCTGTGGGTATCCCCACCCGAAATGGGCTGCCTGTCCTGCAACAGATAGGGGCGACCCAGGGCGGCGGTAACCTCGTCAGACAGCGCTTTCCACATGGTTCATTCTCCCGGCGGCTACACCTACCTAGTGTAGCCGCCGGGATCAGCGTGCGCCCAACAGGGGCAGGGGATCCGGGCCCTGGCCGCTGCGGTAGATCACCGGCGCAAAGCGGCTGTTCAACTCGTTCAGCAGGTCGGTCGGCTGGGACAGGGACAACCGGTCGGCGCGGCGCTGCTCTTCCAGTATCTCGGCGACGTTCTGGCTGATCAGATTGCCGAGCAGGGCTTCCAGATCCTGGTAGCTGGCGCCGGGCGAGGCGGTCATCATGGCGGCGACCATGGGTAGTGCAAGCATGTCCTGGGTCATGGCATATCCTCCTTGCCGTGTCTGGACGCCCCGTAGTAAAGCCTCCGGCCGTGACAAAGCCCTGACAGCTTGTTGACGCTTTGATGAAGGCTCGGCCGTGAACCTGCAGGCCAGCCCGCCCATTACCGCCGTTCGGCCCGGGTGCGGGTCGCCTGGGGCTCGCGGACGAAGGGATAGCTGCTGTCCTGGTACTTGCCCTTGTCCAGCAGCCTGCGCATCTTGACGAAGGTTTCGAAGGTGGCCTTGGTGGTCATTTCGTTGACCAGCCAGTGGGGCAGTTGGCCGGCCGGATCGGCATGGCCCTGGTAGCGGATGCGCACCCGACCGTCCGGCAGCGGCGTCAGGGACCACTGGCCGGCGACATTCTGCATGCGCACGAAGCCGGGCTGTGCCAGTACCCGGTCGCCGGCATCCTCCAGGGTCAGGTAGAGCACGCCATCCCGGTCCTGGGACCAGGTCGACAGGGTCACCATGTCCCTGTTGTGGGCCGGCCAGGGCAAGTCAAATTGCGTGTAGATGAGATCCGAGGTGGGGGTGGGTTTTTCCAGCAGCACCACGCCCTTGGAATGGGTCACCCACCTGGGGTTGGCGGCAAAATCATCGAGCAGAGCCACGAAGGCGGACAGGCGGGTGGTGGTGGTGGTCTCGGCCAGTACCTCGTGAATACCGTCCCGGCTGGGACGGGTGGCAATGCGAACGCCGTCTTCGTCCCTGACCCATTGCCAGTCGGCGGCCAGGGAAGAAAAACTCATCAACCAGAACAACCACCCCAAGCGCATTTTACCCCCTGATCACGGCGGCCCGCAGGTCCTGGAAAGACGACCGGGCTTTCGCTGTCATCCTTCGCCATTGCCGCGCCGCCGAAAAAATAGTTATCCATTATCAGCTGCTTAAGGGTATAGGAATTGACCTGGCCCACAAAGCGGCAATGGGGCCAGGTGAGTATGTTGGCCTGGCCGTTCGGCCAATGCCCCCTTGACCCGCCTGCTGGTCTATCGTCCAATAGGGATTCTTTCAAAACGACCACCAAAAGGCAGTGTCCCTGGTTCAGACGCGCCAAAGAGGGTCGTTTTTCTATGCCCAGTATCATGCGGCCCTTGGTAGGGGTCGCCACTGACAAGGACAATTTCATGCCCATTATTACCCTGCCGGACGGCTCCAAGCGCGAATTCGCCAATCCCGTATCCATCATGGATGTGGCCCAGGACATCGGTCCCGGCCTGGCCAAGGCCACCATTGCCGGCCGTGTCAACGGCGAGCTGATGGATGCCAGCGACCTTATCGAAAGTGATGCCGAACTGGCCATCATCACCGCCAAGGACGATGAAGGCCTGGAGATCCTGCGCCACTCCTGTGCCCACCTGCTTGGCCATGCCATCAAGCAGCTGTGGCCCCAGACCAAGATGGCCATAGGCCCCGTCATCGACAACGGCTTCTACTACGACGTGGATCTGGATTTCCCGCTGACCCAGGAGCACCTGGACCAGCTGGAGCAGCGCATGCTGGAGCTGGCCAAGAGCAACTACGACGTGGTGAAGAAAAAGGTCAGCTGGCAGGAAGCCCGGGACGCCTTCGAGGCCCGGGGCGAAAGCTACAAGATGGCGATCCTGGACGAGAACATCAGCCGTGACGACAGGCCGGGTCTCTACCATCACGAAGAATACGTGGACATGTGCCGCGGCCCCCATGTGCCCAACATGAAGTTCTGCCACCACCTCAAGCTGATGAAGGTGGCGGGCGCCTACTGGCGCGGCAACTCCGATAACAAGATGCTGCAGCGCATCTACGGCACCGCCTGGGCCGACAAGAAGCAGCTCAAGGGCTACCTGCAGCGCCTGGCCGAGGCCGAGAAGCGCGATCACCGCAAGATCGGCAAGCAGCTGGATCTCTACCACATGCAGGAAGAGGCCCCCGGCATGGTGTTCTGGCACCACGACGGCTGGAGCATCTTCCGCGAGCTGGAGAGCTTCGTGCGCGAAAAGCTGGGCCAGTACGGCTACCAGGAGGTCAAGGGCCCCTTCATGATGGACAGGGTGCTGTGGGAGAAATCCGGCCACTGGGACAAGTACGCCGAGGCCATGTTCACCACCGAATCCGAGAAGCGTGAATACGCCATCAAGCCCATGAACTGCCCGGGCCACGTGCAGATCTTCAACCAGGGCCTGAAGTCCTACCGCGACCTGCCGCTGCGCATGGCCGAGTTCGGCTGCTGCCACCGCAACGAGCCCAGCGGCGCCCTGCATGGCCTGATGCGGGTCCGTGGCTTCACCCAGGACGACGCCCACATCTTCTGTACCGAGGATCAGATCCAGGACGAGGTGTCCAGCTGCATCAAGATGGTGTACGACACCTACGCCACCTTCGGTTTCGAGAACATCGTGGTCAAGCTGTCCACCCGCCCCGAGCAGCGTATCGGCGACGACGCCATCTGGGACAAGGCCGAGGAAGGCCTCAAGCAGGCCCTGGAAGCCAACGGCCTCGAGTACGAACTGCAGCCGGGCGAG belongs to Gallaecimonas sp. GXIMD4217 and includes:
- a CDS encoding riboflavin synthase subunit alpha codes for the protein MFTGIVQGKGQVVAIEEKDQFRSHVVAFPEALLPGLALGASVAHNGCCLTVTRVDGDQVHFDLMRETLRITNLGELAVGSEVNLERAARFGDEIGGHAMSGHVHCMAEVIAIDSTETNCRIGFALPEQWHKYVFDKGYVGVDGISLTVGAKTAQGFEVNLIPETLTRTVIGDRQLGDRVNIEIDPQTQAIVETVERVLAARAQG
- a CDS encoding CPXCG motif-containing cysteine-rich protein, with amino-acid sequence MDDIKRFRVECPNCGSHVFITVEPDDVGQDFVEECAACCCSMHIQVTEELDGEVVLQLDGEDEQIY
- a CDS encoding DUF6515 family protein, translated to MRYPVLTSLLMASLIAPPVLAAGPGHGHGAVAVKASHHRGHHKFRHHRKHHYGHHRYGHHRHYRHYRHHGHHYRHSYHRSLLPDLVTFVVLAGVTYAVIDGLYYRKRGDEYRYVERPPAGSYNRVPSSGLPVGTLVSSVPAGAQSVVIDGTSYLVSGGTWYVPVQGRGYVVVSPRL
- the hxpB gene encoding hexitol phosphatase HxpB: MSFSAVIFDMDGILMDSEPFWARAELDVFNTLGLELTLADTLKTQGMRIDAVVDYWYRRRPWQGMDREQVAKTIVAQVCARVHREGEPLPGAVELVTSLKALGLPLGLATSSPWLLVGAILERLQLQDAFDQLASAEDEPRGKPHPGVYLSCARALGVEPECCLAIEDSVNGVIAAKAAAMAVLAVPQGEDPRFVIADWQAESLSRLPPALSKRLSLEPG
- a CDS encoding fructosamine kinase family protein, producing the protein MWKALSDEVTAALGRPYLLQDRQPISGGDTHRAYCLTDGQLRLFAKVAPVEHGEILASEAFGLAELAKTGQVRVPEVVTQGQTEAFSYLVLEYLPLGQPEKGAWQKLGELLAALHGRTDQAMYGFDEDNFIGLTDQRNGWHKHWDQFFAEQRLGYQLTLLAEKGERLGDIEELVACAKNLLHGHQPRPALLHGDLWSGNVGFLGTEPVLFDPACYYGDREADIAMTELFGRLDPDFYDAYDNNLPLDADYELRRSLYNLYHLLNHANLFGGHYLQQAKAQLKQVLAFC
- a CDS encoding START domain-containing protein, translating into MSFSSLAADWQWVRDEDGVRIATRPSRDGIHEVLAETTTTTRLSAFVALLDDFAANPRWVTHSKGVVLLEKPTPTSDLIYTQFDLPWPAHNRDMVTLSTWSQDRDGVLYLTLEDAGDRVLAQPGFVRMQNVAGQWSLTPLPDGRVRIRYQGHADPAGQLPHWLVNEMTTKATFETFVKMRRLLDKGKYQDSSYPFVREPQATRTRAERR
- the thrS gene encoding threonine--tRNA ligase, with product MPIITLPDGSKREFANPVSIMDVAQDIGPGLAKATIAGRVNGELMDASDLIESDAELAIITAKDDEGLEILRHSCAHLLGHAIKQLWPQTKMAIGPVIDNGFYYDVDLDFPLTQEHLDQLEQRMLELAKSNYDVVKKKVSWQEARDAFEARGESYKMAILDENISRDDRPGLYHHEEYVDMCRGPHVPNMKFCHHLKLMKVAGAYWRGNSDNKMLQRIYGTAWADKKQLKGYLQRLAEAEKRDHRKIGKQLDLYHMQEEAPGMVFWHHDGWSIFRELESFVREKLGQYGYQEVKGPFMMDRVLWEKSGHWDKYAEAMFTTESEKREYAIKPMNCPGHVQIFNQGLKSYRDLPLRMAEFGCCHRNEPSGALHGLMRVRGFTQDDAHIFCTEDQIQDEVSSCIKMVYDTYATFGFENIVVKLSTRPEQRIGDDAIWDKAEEGLKQALEANGLEYELQPGEGAFYGPKIEFTLYDCLDRAWQCGTIQLDFALPGRLGATYVGEDNERKVPVMIHRAILGSLERFIGILIEEYAGFFPSWLAPTQAMVMNITDAQADYVQEVVRTLEAAGIRAKSDLRNEKIGFKIREHTLKRVPYLLVVGDKERESGEVAVRTRKGQDLGTFKLDDFIAKLKEEIASRGQTTVEE